One window of Candidatus Nitrospira kreftii genomic DNA carries:
- a CDS encoding ATP synthase subunit c 1, whose product MDSLTIIAVASIVTAGITTSFGAIGPALGEGRAVSSALTSLAQQPDASATITRTLFVGLAMIESTAIYCFVVSMILLFANPFWNHVIAQAAGK is encoded by the coding sequence ATGGATAGTTTGACGATTATTGCGGTGGCATCAATTGTGACTGCAGGCATTACCACCAGCTTCGGCGCGATAGGTCCTGCATTAGGCGAGGGGAGGGCGGTCTCGAGCGCGCTGACTTCGCTGGCCCAGCAACCAGATGCCTCCGCGACCATCACCCGGACCTTATTCGTCGGCCTGGCGATGATCGAGTCGACGGCCATCTACTGCTTCGTGGTCTCGATGATTCTCCTGTTCGCCAACCCGTTCTGGAATCACGTCATCGCCCAAGCCGCGGGAAAGTAA
- a CDS encoding alternate ATP synthase, F0 subunit A, which yields MRLSPDEIIFWQYGFFKLNATIVLTWGLMFVLVVGSELITRKLSTGLRRSRWQNFLEIIVTAIEKQIEEVGLRHPEKYLPFLGTLFLFVAAASLGTVIPGYEPPTGSLSTTTALALCVFVAVPLFGIEEQGVGGYLKSYAQPTAIMLPFNIIGELSRTLALAVRLFGNMMSGAMIIGILLTITPFIFPIAMTALGLLTGMVQAYIFSILAAVYIAAATRARRPRPEPDAKH from the coding sequence ATGCGTCTTAGTCCCGACGAGATCATCTTCTGGCAATATGGGTTTTTCAAACTCAACGCCACGATTGTGTTGACGTGGGGGCTGATGTTCGTGCTGGTAGTCGGTTCAGAACTCATTACGCGCAAACTGTCCACTGGCCTGCGACGTTCCCGCTGGCAGAATTTCTTGGAAATTATCGTGACCGCTATCGAGAAACAAATCGAAGAGGTTGGCCTCCGCCACCCAGAGAAATATCTCCCCTTTTTGGGTACGCTCTTCCTATTCGTCGCGGCAGCCAGCCTTGGCACCGTGATCCCCGGCTATGAACCGCCGACAGGCTCGCTCTCGACCACCACGGCGCTGGCATTGTGTGTGTTCGTGGCCGTACCGTTGTTCGGCATTGAGGAGCAAGGCGTAGGCGGATATCTCAAGTCCTACGCACAGCCCACAGCTATCATGCTTCCGTTCAACATCATCGGCGAGCTTTCGCGCACGCTGGCCTTGGCCGTTCGTCTGTTCGGCAACATGATGAGCGGAGCCATGATTATCGGTATCCTGCTGACTATTACGCCCTTTATCTTTCCGATTGCCATGACGGCGCTCGGTCTGCTCACCGGCATGGTACAGGCCTACATCTTCAGCATCCTGGCGGCGGTGTACATCGCCGCCGCCACGCGAGCCAGGAGGCCCAGGCCTGAACCAGATGCAAAACATTGA
- a CDS encoding putative ATPase F0F1 AtpR-like subunit, giving the protein MNEAVSLMDALIAGVLLGTLFFGGLWWTVRQGISTKRPALWFLGSLLLRTGVVLGGFYVVAAGHWERLLLCLLGFVIAHFIVTRFTGPPVAHHNSSAKEAGHAS; this is encoded by the coding sequence ATGAATGAAGCAGTGAGCCTGATGGATGCATTGATAGCGGGCGTTTTGCTAGGGACCCTGTTCTTTGGCGGCCTTTGGTGGACGGTACGGCAGGGTATTTCTACAAAACGTCCAGCGCTGTGGTTTCTGGGAAGCTTGCTGTTGCGGACTGGTGTCGTCCTCGGTGGATTTTATGTTGTTGCGGCCGGCCACTGGGAGCGGTTGCTGCTGTGTCTCCTTGGATTTGTCATCGCGCATTTCATTGTGACGCGGTTTACCGGCCCCCCGGTCGCGCACCACAATTCCTCAGCGAAGGAGGCCGGTCATGCGTCTTAG
- a CDS encoding putative F0F1-ATPase subunit: MSEEPEEKPAEGETEFSHQVNLKAARKLKAQRHITQTVWSGLGMMGMVGWSVAVPTLLGVAIGLWVDRHYPGGRSWTVALLVAGLAIGCSIAWHWVAKEGREIREQEENNHE; this comes from the coding sequence ATGAGTGAAGAGCCGGAGGAAAAGCCTGCGGAGGGCGAGACGGAATTCAGCCACCAGGTAAACCTGAAGGCAGCTCGTAAGCTCAAGGCGCAACGTCATATCACGCAGACCGTCTGGTCCGGCTTAGGTATGATGGGCATGGTGGGTTGGTCGGTGGCGGTGCCGACACTGCTGGGCGTAGCGATTGGGCTCTGGGTGGACCGGCACTATCCAGGAGGCCGTTCTTGGACGGTGGCCCTGCTGGTTGCTGGTCTCGCGATCGGCTGTTCCATCGCGTGGCATTGGGTTGCAAAGGAAGGCAGAGAAATACGCGAGCAAGAGGAGAATAACCATGAATGA
- a CDS encoding putative alternate ATP synthase, F1 subunit epsilon codes for MPLTLMNLKVLLPFQIFAEKTGVSRIVAETSKGSFGLLPHRLDCVAALAPGILVYEHEAEGEVYVAVDEGVLVKTGLDVLVSVRNAIGGTDLDTLHEAVEREFLNLDEQEKSVRSVLAKLESGFVRRFAAFQYE; via the coding sequence ATGCCGCTGACACTCATGAATCTTAAGGTTCTCCTGCCTTTCCAAATCTTTGCCGAGAAAACTGGCGTGTCGCGTATCGTCGCAGAGACAAGTAAGGGCTCATTCGGACTCCTGCCGCACCGTCTAGATTGCGTCGCGGCGCTCGCGCCCGGGATTCTGGTCTACGAACACGAAGCGGAGGGCGAGGTTTACGTGGCCGTGGATGAAGGGGTGTTGGTCAAGACCGGCCTGGATGTGCTCGTCTCCGTGCGCAACGCAATTGGCGGAACGGACCTCGATACACTGCACGAGGCGGTGGAGCGAGAGTTTCTGAATTTGGACGAGCAGGAGAAGAGTGTGCGTTCGGTGCTGGCGAAATTAGAGAGCGGATTTGTTCGTCGTTTCGCAGCGTTTCAATATGAGTGA
- a CDS encoding ATP synthase F1, beta subunit gives MKYTTSLSNLGTVISVRGSVVDVRFDVHLPPIYSLLHAKEGEIAIEVLAQLDAHRVRGIALTPTQGLARGMAVEDTGGPLHAPVGKGILSRMFDVFGKPIDRQGEVSDVEWRTIHRAPPPLSRCSTKSEVFETGIKVIDVLMPLERGGKAGLFGGAGVGKTVLLTEMIHNMVGQHAGMSIFCGIGERCREGEELYRDMKAAGVLRNMVMLFGQMNEPPGARFRVGHTALTMAEYFRDDEQRDVLLLIDNIFRFIQAGMEISGMMGQMPSRLGYQPTMGTELSQLEERIANTDTGAITSIQAVYVPADDFTDPAAVHTFSHLSASIVLSRKRASEGLYPAIDPLQSSSKMATPGIIGERHYTLAQDIRRTLAQYAALKDIIAMLGLEQLSREDRHVVARARRLERFLTQPFFATEQFSGITGKLVSLKDTLDGCERILRDEFKDIPESALYMIGVIDEAKADMKPVADSTLNTKSKPRTKTGKKPQAKVQHAADTHES, from the coding sequence ATGAAGTACACAACCAGCCTTTCGAATCTCGGCACCGTGATCTCGGTGCGCGGCAGTGTCGTCGATGTACGGTTCGATGTACATTTGCCGCCCATCTATTCGTTGCTGCACGCGAAGGAGGGAGAAATTGCCATTGAGGTGTTAGCACAGCTCGACGCGCATCGCGTGCGCGGCATCGCATTGACGCCCACGCAGGGGCTTGCGCGCGGTATGGCGGTCGAGGACACGGGTGGGCCGTTACACGCGCCGGTGGGTAAAGGGATTCTCTCGCGTATGTTCGACGTGTTTGGCAAGCCGATCGATCGCCAGGGAGAAGTTTCGGACGTGGAGTGGCGCACCATCCATCGCGCCCCGCCACCACTGTCTCGGTGCTCCACCAAATCAGAAGTTTTCGAGACTGGCATCAAAGTCATCGATGTGCTCATGCCGCTGGAGCGCGGCGGCAAAGCGGGCTTATTTGGCGGTGCGGGCGTGGGCAAGACGGTGTTGCTGACCGAGATGATTCACAATATGGTTGGGCAACACGCAGGCATGAGTATTTTTTGCGGCATCGGCGAACGCTGTCGCGAAGGGGAGGAGCTCTACCGCGACATGAAGGCGGCTGGTGTGCTGCGGAATATGGTGATGTTGTTCGGGCAAATGAACGAACCGCCTGGCGCCCGGTTCCGCGTGGGCCATACAGCACTGACGATGGCCGAGTATTTTCGCGACGATGAGCAACGCGATGTGCTGCTGCTCATCGATAATATTTTTCGTTTCATCCAGGCCGGCATGGAGATATCCGGCATGATGGGGCAGATGCCTTCCCGATTGGGTTATCAGCCGACGATGGGCACTGAGTTGTCGCAATTGGAAGAGCGCATCGCCAATACCGATACCGGCGCGATTACCTCAATCCAGGCAGTGTATGTACCGGCCGACGATTTCACCGATCCGGCAGCGGTGCATACGTTCTCACATCTTTCTGCGTCCATCGTGCTGTCGCGCAAACGGGCGAGTGAGGGGCTGTACCCGGCCATCGACCCGTTGCAGTCCAGTTCCAAAATGGCCACGCCCGGCATTATCGGTGAGCGGCACTATACCCTCGCGCAGGACATCCGGCGGACGCTCGCGCAATACGCCGCACTCAAGGATATCATTGCCATGCTCGGCTTGGAGCAACTATCGCGGGAGGACCGTCACGTGGTCGCGCGAGCTCGACGTCTGGAGCGGTTTCTCACCCAGCCCTTTTTCGCCACCGAGCAGTTTAGCGGGATCACAGGAAAGCTCGTCAGCCTCAAGGATACACTGGATGGCTGCGAGCGTATTTTGCGTGACGAGTTCAAAGATATCCCGGAGAGTGCGCTGTACATGATCGGGGTCATTGACGAAGCCAAGGCCGACATGAAGCCTGTCGCCGATTCCACGCTCAACACCAAGTCCAAACCGCGTACGAAGACCGGTAAGAAACCTCAAGCGAAGGTCCAACATGCCGCTGACACTCATGAATCTTAA
- a CDS encoding Zinc metalloprotease, whose protein sequence is MFGRYVTLFDILGFKVRLNLSWIFLVVLATWSLARWYFPEYYLGLSDSAYWWMGSVATMGLLGSLVLHEFAHALVARQYGVPISTITLLVFGGVAQMEKEPPSPRAEFLMAIAGPISSLALGAAFYLAFEVGYQSHLPLPALGVLRCLAFGNSLLGGFNLIPAFPLDGGRALRAGLWRWTKDFRRATRWASLAGSILGFFLMLSGVAQAFTGNFIVGVWWFIVGLFLRGTAKASYYQVVARTMLGSEPIQRFMTPNPASVSPDLTVDKLVEEHFYRSLHTMYPVVDDSRLVGCISSKQISGIPRDQWNRFLVRDVALPCSKDNTVDIETGALAALAIMNRTGNSQLLVMDGDRLAGIVTLKDLLKLLALKLDLEGVA, encoded by the coding sequence ATGTTCGGCAGATATGTGACGCTGTTTGACATCTTAGGATTCAAGGTTCGGCTCAATCTGAGTTGGATCTTCCTTGTCGTGTTGGCCACCTGGTCGCTGGCGCGTTGGTACTTCCCTGAGTATTATCTCGGCCTTTCAGATTCTGCCTATTGGTGGATGGGCTCCGTCGCAACGATGGGCCTATTGGGATCACTCGTCTTGCACGAGTTCGCCCACGCTCTGGTTGCGCGGCAGTATGGAGTTCCGATCAGCACGATCACCTTGCTCGTCTTCGGAGGCGTGGCACAGATGGAGAAAGAACCGCCCAGCCCTAGGGCGGAATTTCTCATGGCGATCGCCGGCCCGATCTCCAGCCTCGCTCTGGGCGCCGCGTTCTATCTGGCATTCGAAGTCGGGTATCAGAGTCATCTTCCGCTTCCTGCCTTAGGGGTTCTCAGGTGCCTGGCTTTCGGCAACAGCCTCCTGGGCGGATTCAATCTGATCCCAGCCTTTCCTCTTGACGGTGGGCGCGCTCTGCGGGCCGGCTTATGGCGATGGACAAAAGATTTTCGTCGAGCCACTCGCTGGGCGTCGCTGGCTGGATCGATCTTAGGTTTTTTTCTGATGTTGTCGGGAGTCGCTCAGGCCTTCACCGGAAACTTTATAGTGGGGGTCTGGTGGTTCATTGTCGGCTTGTTCCTGCGGGGAACGGCGAAGGCCTCATACTACCAGGTGGTTGCGCGGACGATGCTGGGAAGCGAGCCGATCCAGCGATTCATGACGCCGAATCCTGCTTCCGTCTCACCAGATCTCACCGTGGATAAGTTAGTCGAAGAACATTTCTATCGATCGCTCCACACCATGTACCCCGTTGTCGACGATTCTCGTCTGGTCGGTTGCATCAGCTCGAAGCAAATCTCAGGAATCCCGCGCGACCAGTGGAATCGATTCCTCGTGCGCGATGTCGCCCTGCCCTGTTCGAAGGACAACACCGTCGACATCGAGACTGGAGCGCTGGCCGCTCTGGCAATTATGAACCGGACCGGCAATAGCCAGCTCTTAGTCATGGACGGGGATCGTCTTGCCGGCATCGTGACGCTCAAGGACCTGCTGAAGTTACTCGCGTTGAAATTGGATCTGGAGGGAGTCGCATGA
- a CDS encoding hypothetical protein (conserved protein of unknown function), translating to MSRGTAMKHDDRTELPVDRHDLVTGYETPVFRATLGRMLTQHLSALIATLLFGLASVQAAQEHPGAQVQATDATQTPLYTNLGSLHYPVTTSMPLAQRYFDQGLRLYYAFNHSEAIRSFQEGARLDPDCAMCYWGIALANGPNINAPMDTASSRLAYATLQQALKHEKKMSARERALIHALAARYEAEPPVDRAELDAAYARAMADVVQRFPDDPEAKTLYAESLMDLSPWDYWTSDGKPRPNTTKILSHLEQVLATDPNHPGANHFYVHAVEALHPERAIEAAERLASLMPGAGHLIHMPGHIYIRIGRYEDAIKANEHAVHADETYIRDHGPVTGIYMLGYYPHNYDFLAFAASMIGREKQAISAADKIASMAPNELLREQGMAFLQHHQTRNLQMRVRFGRWDELLSADAPAEDLPHARAIWLYAHGRALATRGHLRAADAALAQLQAIARDPQVKSLQLEFNTSGAVLGIAGEVLAGHIIAAKGDLTHAIGRLREAARREDALVYGEPPEWTVPVRQELGSLLLQAGHPDEAEGVFREDLKRFPQNLWSQQGLAQALRLLNRETEAEAIVERVRAIRASIQE from the coding sequence ATGAGCAGAGGTACCGCCATGAAACATGATGACCGTACCGAGCTCCCGGTTGACCGACATGATTTAGTTACAGGCTATGAAACACCCGTTTTTCGAGCTACCCTCGGTCGGATGCTCACACAGCATCTGAGCGCATTGATCGCTACTCTCCTGTTTGGGCTGGCGTCGGTGCAGGCCGCGCAGGAACACCCTGGCGCGCAGGTTCAAGCAACCGATGCAACCCAGACGCCACTCTATACGAACCTGGGCTCACTTCATTACCCAGTCACGACAAGCATGCCGCTCGCGCAGCGGTACTTCGATCAGGGATTGCGTCTGTACTATGCATTCAACCACTCGGAAGCAATCCGGTCTTTTCAGGAAGGGGCGCGGCTCGATCCGGACTGCGCTATGTGCTACTGGGGCATCGCGCTCGCCAATGGCCCCAATATCAATGCACCGATGGATACCGCCAGCAGCCGTCTCGCCTATGCCACGCTTCAACAGGCACTCAAGCACGAGAAGAAGATGAGCGCACGGGAACGAGCGTTGATCCATGCGCTCGCGGCGCGTTACGAAGCCGAGCCGCCGGTCGATCGTGCCGAATTGGATGCCGCCTATGCCCGCGCGATGGCCGATGTGGTCCAGCGCTTCCCGGATGATCCGGAAGCCAAAACGTTGTATGCGGAATCGCTGATGGACTTGAGCCCATGGGATTACTGGACCAGTGACGGCAAACCGAGACCGAATACAACCAAGATCTTGTCACATCTCGAGCAGGTCTTGGCCACCGATCCCAATCATCCTGGTGCCAACCACTTTTACGTCCATGCGGTGGAGGCACTCCACCCAGAACGCGCGATCGAGGCCGCCGAGCGACTCGCAAGCCTGATGCCTGGGGCGGGGCACCTCATTCACATGCCAGGCCATATCTACATCCGGATCGGTCGGTATGAAGATGCCATCAAGGCCAATGAGCACGCCGTGCATGCCGATGAGACCTACATTCGCGACCACGGTCCCGTGACCGGCATCTATATGCTTGGGTACTACCCACACAATTATGACTTCCTGGCATTCGCGGCAAGCATGATCGGCCGAGAGAAGCAGGCCATCTCTGCCGCCGACAAGATCGCGTCCATGGCGCCGAATGAGCTGTTGCGCGAACAAGGGATGGCATTTCTACAGCATCACCAGACACGCAATCTGCAAATGCGGGTACGGTTCGGCCGCTGGGATGAATTGCTGAGTGCAGATGCGCCCGCAGAGGATCTGCCACACGCCCGTGCGATATGGCTGTACGCGCACGGGCGAGCGCTGGCAACACGCGGCCACCTCAGGGCAGCCGACGCAGCACTCGCACAGTTGCAGGCGATCGCTCGTGATCCTCAGGTGAAGTCGCTGCAGCTTGAATTCAATACATCCGGTGCCGTGCTGGGAATTGCAGGCGAGGTGCTTGCCGGCCACATCATCGCAGCCAAGGGCGATCTCACCCATGCAATCGGTCGTCTACGGGAAGCCGCGCGTCGCGAAGACGCGCTCGTGTATGGTGAACCGCCTGAGTGGACGGTACCCGTCAGGCAAGAACTCGGATCGTTGCTCCTCCAGGCAGGACACCCCGATGAGGCCGAGGGGGTTTTTCGTGAAGATCTGAAGCGTTTCCCCCAAAACCTCTGGTCGCAGCAAGGCCTCGCCCAAGCACTCCGCCTATTGAACCGTGAGACGGAAGCCGAGGCGATAGTCGAGCGCGTGCGTGCCATTCGTGCGTCCATACAAGAATAG
- a CDS encoding hypothetical protein (conserved protein of unknown function), translating to MPWRKTITLGLGVMLCLLVGWGSGLAGKESALVPAETVVDYIHAVLTSDRTFYTVHVVEGMQRRGVIESSEHWRSEKALPLPAQFFQESSRLAALTGVKVQYRLVSLHPINKLSGPANEFEKKGLEAVMAEPDRPYKGFVTEGGERRFQALYADHAVSPVCVTCHNAHPQSPKRDYKLDDVLGAVSISIPAPR from the coding sequence ATGCCATGGAGGAAGACGATTACCTTAGGATTGGGTGTCATGCTGTGTCTGCTCGTGGGTTGGGGAAGTGGATTAGCCGGCAAGGAATCGGCCTTAGTTCCTGCAGAAACTGTGGTGGATTATATTCATGCCGTATTGACGTCAGACCGGACGTTTTACACCGTGCATGTGGTAGAGGGGATGCAACGGCGGGGAGTGATCGAATCCTCGGAGCACTGGCGCTCGGAAAAAGCATTGCCTCTGCCCGCTCAATTCTTCCAAGAGTCTTCGCGGCTAGCCGCACTCACCGGGGTTAAGGTCCAATACAGGCTGGTCAGCCTCCATCCCATCAACAAGCTGAGCGGACCCGCGAACGAGTTTGAGAAGAAAGGGCTGGAGGCTGTCATGGCGGAACCCGATCGTCCCTATAAGGGGTTTGTCACGGAAGGAGGCGAGAGGCGGTTTCAAGCCTTGTACGCGGACCATGCGGTCTCGCCCGTCTGCGTCACGTGTCATAACGCGCATCCGCAGAGTCCCAAGCGGGATTACAAGCTCGACGATGTGCTGGGAGCGGTCTCGATTTCCATTCCAGCTCCCAGATGA